Proteins from one Setaria italica strain Yugu1 chromosome V, Setaria_italica_v2.0, whole genome shotgun sequence genomic window:
- the LOC101763285 gene encoding pleckstrin homology domain-containing protein 1, protein MAASLWRAVMGTGAASADADSAGGGVEFWRIPERAGWLNKQGEYIKTWRRRWFVLKQGRLFWFKDSTVTRASVPRGVIPVASCLTVKGAEDVLNRPYAFELSTPRETMYFIADTEKEKEEWINSIGRSIVQHSRSVTDAEVVDYDSRPGDK, encoded by the coding sequence ATGGCGGCGAGCTTGTGGCGGGCGGTGATGGGCACCGGCGCGGCGTCCGCGGACGCCGACTCAGCGGGCGGGGGCGTGGAGTTCTGGCGCATCCCGGAGCGCGCGGGTTGGCTGAACAAGCAGGGCGAGTACATCAagacgtggcggcggcggtggttcgTGCTCAAGCAGGGGAGGCTCTTCTGGTTCAAGGACTCGACCGTCACGCGCGCCTCCGTGCCCCGCGGTGTCATCCCCGTCGCCTCCTGCCTCACCGTCAAGGGCGCCGAGGACGTGCTCAATCGCCCCTACGCCTTCGAGCTCTCCACCCCGCGGGAGACCATGTACTTCATCGCCGACACcgagaaagagaaggaggaatGGATCAACTCCATCGGCCGCTCCATCGTGCAGCACTCCCGCTCCGTCACCGATGCCGAGGTCGTCGACTACGACAGCCGCCCTGGCGACAAGTGA
- the LOC101763691 gene encoding uncharacterized protein LOC101763691 codes for MEAAAAVARRAGLLARARPGSRGRARAWERGVGSAPPAARRRLLAASVGVGEPLPAQSLGEVAVALEVREDEYEANSIVSSENLPPPDADEIGPVPEAKTVRVKFVLKKQCAFGEQFLVVGDDPALGLWDPSKATALDWSEHHVWTAKTDLPANKLIEFKFLLREASGHVRWLHGANRTLRITETTNTLVVHEDWDHAKKQSVYEEEELSIGEEDVISSEDLAGSNGTMLADNNIITDEYLGSESEAVVADAPLQGEMMVANETDQPQLALHKDETVLEELLEEVKAVAQNGSNSNDTTFCQEGALLANRPSILENDLAWAGKAMQQVLRILGFQIGTTKT; via the exons ATGgaagccgccgcggccgtggcgcgCCGCGCCGGGCTGCTCGCGCGGGCACGGCCGGGCAGCagggggcgcgcgcgggcgtGGGAACGCGGCGTCGgctcggcgccgcccgccgcccggagAAGGCTGCTCGCCGCGTCCGTCGGGGTCGGGGAGCCACTCCCGGCGCAATCCTTGGGTGAGGTGGCCGTGGCGCTGGAG GTGCGTGAGGATGAGTACGAGGCGAATTCCATTGTTTCTTCAGAAAACCTGCCTCCCCCTGACGCTGACG AGATAGGGCCAGTTCCTGAAGCCAAGACAGTGCGCGTCAAGTTCGTGCTGAAGAAGCAGTGCGCGTTCGGGGAGCAGTtcctcgtcgtcggcgacgaCCCGGCCCTCGGCCTGTGGGATCCGAGCAAGGCGACCGCGTTGGATTGGTCGGAACACCACGTCTGGACGGCGAAGACG GATTTGCCGGCAAACAAGTTGATCGAGTTCAAGTTCTTGCTGCGAGAAGCCTCGGGGCACGTCCGTTGGTTGCACGGCGCTAACAGAACTCTGCGAATTACCGAGACCACAAATACCTTGGTTGTCCACGAAGACTGGGACCACGCCAAGAAACAGAGCGTCTacgaggaagaagagctctcgATCGGGGAAGAAGATGTGATTTCTTCAGAGGATCTTGCAGGAAGCAACGGCACAATGCTGGCAGATAATAACATCATAACGGATGAGTACCTGGGGAGTGAGTCGGAAGCAGTAGTAGCAGACGCTCCTCTGCAGGGGGAAATGATGGTAGCAAATGAAACGGACCAGCCACAG TTGGCGTTGCACAAAGACGAGACGGTTCTAGAAGAGCTCCTTGAAGAAGTAAAAGCAGTAGCACAAAATGGGAGCAACAGCAACGACACCACCTTCTGCCAGGAAGGTGCCCTGCTGGCAAATAGGCCAAGTATATTAGAAAACGACTTGGCCTGGGCTGGGAAAGCCATGCAGCAGGTGCTCCGGATCCTCGGTTTCCAGATCGGCACAACAAAAACATGA
- the LOC101764359 gene encoding RNA polymerase II C-terminal domain phosphatase-like 2 isoform X1 has protein sequence MAAPRPPPLGVPGGGTGGSGGAAPAAGAPAGVSMRMFHGEVFLGEMEVFPMKQGGDGGFPFPSNEIRVSHFSPVSERCPPLAILQTIAPFSVRCKLQSKLMPPNPSLHRLYLTCFSEYKSAVVVVGDEELHLVAMPTKLDKGPCFWCCSARSGLYASSVGMLNLRCLAIVFDLDETLIVANTMKSFEDRIEMLSRRMDVEDDPVRIAGMSAEIKRYIEDKELLKEFIDTDTVTDNGKIVGTRKEEVQPVSGGQERVFRPVIRLPDRNAILTRINPEIRDTSVFVKLRPAWEDLRSYLTAKGRKRFEVYVCTMAERDYALEMWRLLDPEGNLISPQQLSERVNCVKSGSKKSLQNVFRDRGCHPKMAMVIDDRLNVWDDKDQHRVHVVPAYAPYYAPQAEMANAVPVLCVARNVACNIRGGFFREFDENLLKKVFELHYENGLLDLPYAPDVGDYLVCEDTNFVPNNKDQAPIPEGMRGAEVEKRLNGQSFRGEQREGQQISSLTRSPDDEGMSNRGTGGGRNIQLNGGALAIAPSVFVTVLQEIGRLCDSKVEFRSTVSNVKSMQFSVEVLFSNEKIGIGTGKTRDEAQVQAAEKALQNLESSYLSFVAPIAGVPNKDSRKSPGSGNGFLEDVTSSDIDISMQEPSGSTLKQDHSKNLDKLSSVMSLIREYCLEDQHVVFRDQVRNSSPARNEEYHFQVELAGQVLGRGIGSDRDVAKLLAAEEALRTLKSTTDPQIKKYLRPVRCNG, from the exons ATGGCCGCGCCTCGCCCCCCGCCGCTGGGGGTCCCTGGGGGCGGGACcggtggcagcggtggcgccgcccccgccgccggggcgcCCGCCGGGGTCAGCATGCGGATGTTCCACGGCGAGGTGTTCCTCGGCGAGATGGAGGTGTTCCCGATGAAGCAAGGGGGCGATGGGGGCTTCCCGTTCCCGAGCAACGAGATCCGCGTCAGCCACTTCTCGCCGGTGAGCGAGAGGTGCCCACCCCTCGCCATCCTTCAGACCATCGCGCCCTTCTCCGTGCGATGCAAGCTGCAGTCCAAGCTGATGCCGCCCAACCCGAGTCTCCACCGCCTGTACCTCACTTGTTTCAGCGAGTACAAG agcgcggtggtggtggttggaGATGAGGAGCTTCACCTAGTTGCAATGCCGACCAAGTTGGATAAGGGGCCGTGCTTCTGGTGCTGCTCAGCACGCTCTGGGCTCTATGCATCCTCAGTCGGGATGCTCAACCTGCGCTGCCTTGCCATTGTGTTTGATCTTGATGAGACCCTTATTGTTGCTAATACAATGAAGTCCTTTGAGGATCGGATCGAGATGCTTTCCCGCAGGATGGATGTTGAAGATGATCCAGTGAGAATAGCAGGGATGTCTGCAGAAATCAAGCGGTACATTGAGGACAAGGAGCTTCTTAAAGAATTTATTGACACAGATACAGTTACGGACAATGGCAAAATAGTTGGAACCCGAAAGGAGGAGGTTCAACCAGTGTCTGGTGGTCAGGAGCGTGTTTTTCGTCCTGTTATCAGACTGCCCGACAGGAATGCTATTCTGACTCGCATCAATCCGGAG ATTCGTGATACCAGTGTTTTCGTAAAGCTAAGGCCTGCTTGGGAGGATTTGAGAAGTTACCTAACTGCAAAGGGACGAAAAAGATTTGAGGTTTATGTATGTACAATGGCTGAGAGAGATTATGCTCTTGAGATGTGGAGGCTTCTTGATCCAGAAGGCAACTTGATAAGTCCACAGCAGCTTTCAGAACGCGTAAATTGTGTAAAGTCAG GTTCCAAAAAGTCTCTGCAGAATGTTTTTCGAGACCGAGGATGCCATCCAAAGATGGCCATGGTAATTGATGACCGACTTAATGTTTGGGATGATAAAGATCAGCACAGGGTTCATGTAGTCCCTGCATACGCTCCATACTATGCCCCACAAGCTGAG ATGGCAAATGCTGTTCCAGTTCTTTGTGTTGCAAGAAATGTTGCTTGCAATATTCGTGGTGGATTTTTCAG AGAGTTTGATGAGAATCTACTGAAGAAAGTGTTTGAACTACATTATGAAAATGGGTTACTGGATCTTCCATATGCTCCAGATGTTGGCGACTACTTAGTCTGCGAG GATACTAATTTTGTACCAAACAATAAAGATCAAGCTCCTATACCTGAGGGCATGAGGGGAGCTGAAGTAGAGAAGAGATTGAATGGTCAG tcatTTCGGGGGGAGCAAAGGGAAGGACAACAAATATCATCCTTAACCCGTTCACCAG ATGATGAGGGAATGTCAAATCGAGGCACTGGAGGAGGTAGGAATATCCAGCTGAACGGGGGTGCACTAGCAATAGCTCCCTCGGTATTTGTCACGGTGTTACAAGAAATCGGGCGGCTATGTGACTCCAAG GTGGAATTCAGATCTACTGTAAGCAATGTCAAAAGTATGCAATTTTCTGTAGAG GTTCTGTTTAGTAATGAAAAAATCGGAATAGGCACTGGAAAAACAAGAGATGAAGCCCAAGTTCAAGCAGCTGAAAAAGCCCTCCAAAATTTGGAGA GCAGTTATTTGTCATTCGTTGCTCCTATTGCTGGAGTTCCTAACAAAGATTCAAGGAAGTCCCCTGGGAGTGGAAATGGCTTTCTGGAGGATGTTACTTCTTCAGACATTGATATTTCTATGCAAGAACCTTCTGGAAGTACATTGAAACAGGATCATTCAAAAAATTTGGATAAGTTGTCATCTGTCATGAGTCTTATTAGAGAATAT TGCTTGGAGGACCAACATGTAGTATTTCGAGATCAAGTCCGGAATTCTAGCCCAGCCAGAAATGAAGAATATCATTTTCAG GTTGAACTAGCTGGACAGGTTCTTGGGAGGGGCATTGGTTCGGACAGAGATGTTGCGAAGCTTCTG GCTGCGGAAGAGGCATTGAGGACATTGAAATCAACTACTGACCCACAAATTAAGAAGTACCTGAGACCTGTAAG ATGTAATGGCTga
- the LOC101764359 gene encoding RNA polymerase II C-terminal domain phosphatase-like 2 isoform X2, translating to MAAPRPPPLGVPGGGTGGSGGAAPAAGAPAGVSMRMFHGEVFLGEMEVFPMKQGGDGGFPFPSNEIRVSHFSPVSERCPPLAILQTIAPFSVRCKLQSKLMPPNPSLHRLYLTCFSEYKSAVVVVGDEELHLVAMPTKLDKGPCFWCCSARSGLYASSVGMLNLRCLAIVFDLDETLIVANTMKSFEDRIEMLSRRMDVEDDPVRIAGMSAEIKRYIEDKELLKEFIDTDTVTDNGKIVGTRKEEVQPVSGGQERVFRPVIRLPDRNAILTRINPEIRDTSVFVKLRPAWEDLRSYLTAKGRKRFEVYVCTMAERDYALEMWRLLDPEGNLISPQQLSERVNCVKSGSKKSLQNVFRDRGCHPKMAMVIDDRLNVWDDKDQHRVHVVPAYAPYYAPQAEMANAVPVLCVARNVACNIRGGFFREFDENLLKKVFELHYENGLLDLPYAPDVGDYLVCEDTNFVPNNKDQAPIPEGMRGAEVEKRLNGQSFRGEQREGQQISSLTRSPDDEGMSNRGTGGGRNIQLNGGALAIAPSVFVTVLQEIGRLCDSKVEFRSTVSNVKSMQFSVEVLFSNEKIGIGTGKTRDEAQVQAAEKALQNLESSYLSFVAPIAGVPNKDSRKSPGSGNGFLEDVTSSDIDISMQEPSGSTLKQDHSKNLDKLSSVMSLIREYCLEDQHVVFRDQVRNSSPARNEEYHFQVELAGQVLGRGIGSDRDVAKLLAAEEALRTLKSTTDPQIKKYLRPM from the exons ATGGCCGCGCCTCGCCCCCCGCCGCTGGGGGTCCCTGGGGGCGGGACcggtggcagcggtggcgccgcccccgccgccggggcgcCCGCCGGGGTCAGCATGCGGATGTTCCACGGCGAGGTGTTCCTCGGCGAGATGGAGGTGTTCCCGATGAAGCAAGGGGGCGATGGGGGCTTCCCGTTCCCGAGCAACGAGATCCGCGTCAGCCACTTCTCGCCGGTGAGCGAGAGGTGCCCACCCCTCGCCATCCTTCAGACCATCGCGCCCTTCTCCGTGCGATGCAAGCTGCAGTCCAAGCTGATGCCGCCCAACCCGAGTCTCCACCGCCTGTACCTCACTTGTTTCAGCGAGTACAAG agcgcggtggtggtggttggaGATGAGGAGCTTCACCTAGTTGCAATGCCGACCAAGTTGGATAAGGGGCCGTGCTTCTGGTGCTGCTCAGCACGCTCTGGGCTCTATGCATCCTCAGTCGGGATGCTCAACCTGCGCTGCCTTGCCATTGTGTTTGATCTTGATGAGACCCTTATTGTTGCTAATACAATGAAGTCCTTTGAGGATCGGATCGAGATGCTTTCCCGCAGGATGGATGTTGAAGATGATCCAGTGAGAATAGCAGGGATGTCTGCAGAAATCAAGCGGTACATTGAGGACAAGGAGCTTCTTAAAGAATTTATTGACACAGATACAGTTACGGACAATGGCAAAATAGTTGGAACCCGAAAGGAGGAGGTTCAACCAGTGTCTGGTGGTCAGGAGCGTGTTTTTCGTCCTGTTATCAGACTGCCCGACAGGAATGCTATTCTGACTCGCATCAATCCGGAG ATTCGTGATACCAGTGTTTTCGTAAAGCTAAGGCCTGCTTGGGAGGATTTGAGAAGTTACCTAACTGCAAAGGGACGAAAAAGATTTGAGGTTTATGTATGTACAATGGCTGAGAGAGATTATGCTCTTGAGATGTGGAGGCTTCTTGATCCAGAAGGCAACTTGATAAGTCCACAGCAGCTTTCAGAACGCGTAAATTGTGTAAAGTCAG GTTCCAAAAAGTCTCTGCAGAATGTTTTTCGAGACCGAGGATGCCATCCAAAGATGGCCATGGTAATTGATGACCGACTTAATGTTTGGGATGATAAAGATCAGCACAGGGTTCATGTAGTCCCTGCATACGCTCCATACTATGCCCCACAAGCTGAG ATGGCAAATGCTGTTCCAGTTCTTTGTGTTGCAAGAAATGTTGCTTGCAATATTCGTGGTGGATTTTTCAG AGAGTTTGATGAGAATCTACTGAAGAAAGTGTTTGAACTACATTATGAAAATGGGTTACTGGATCTTCCATATGCTCCAGATGTTGGCGACTACTTAGTCTGCGAG GATACTAATTTTGTACCAAACAATAAAGATCAAGCTCCTATACCTGAGGGCATGAGGGGAGCTGAAGTAGAGAAGAGATTGAATGGTCAG tcatTTCGGGGGGAGCAAAGGGAAGGACAACAAATATCATCCTTAACCCGTTCACCAG ATGATGAGGGAATGTCAAATCGAGGCACTGGAGGAGGTAGGAATATCCAGCTGAACGGGGGTGCACTAGCAATAGCTCCCTCGGTATTTGTCACGGTGTTACAAGAAATCGGGCGGCTATGTGACTCCAAG GTGGAATTCAGATCTACTGTAAGCAATGTCAAAAGTATGCAATTTTCTGTAGAG GTTCTGTTTAGTAATGAAAAAATCGGAATAGGCACTGGAAAAACAAGAGATGAAGCCCAAGTTCAAGCAGCTGAAAAAGCCCTCCAAAATTTGGAGA GCAGTTATTTGTCATTCGTTGCTCCTATTGCTGGAGTTCCTAACAAAGATTCAAGGAAGTCCCCTGGGAGTGGAAATGGCTTTCTGGAGGATGTTACTTCTTCAGACATTGATATTTCTATGCAAGAACCTTCTGGAAGTACATTGAAACAGGATCATTCAAAAAATTTGGATAAGTTGTCATCTGTCATGAGTCTTATTAGAGAATAT TGCTTGGAGGACCAACATGTAGTATTTCGAGATCAAGTCCGGAATTCTAGCCCAGCCAGAAATGAAGAATATCATTTTCAG GTTGAACTAGCTGGACAGGTTCTTGGGAGGGGCATTGGTTCGGACAGAGATGTTGCGAAGCTTCTG GCTGCGGAAGAGGCATTGAGGACATTGAAATCAACTACTGACCCACAAATTAAGAAGTACCTGAGACCT ATGTAA
- the LOC101765166 gene encoding uncharacterized protein LOC101765166 has product MRPKAGAPMPLSHSPAATCQLLAPSRRTRLLTPCPRAGATPAAEAALLPAGVLRAESLPRHVAVVMDGNARWARARGLPSAAGHEAGRRALEETVRLSRAWGVRALTAFAFSHENWSRPKVEVEFLMGLFERVIRESVSEFLREGIRLRVIGDSSRLPVSLQKTAREAEAATRNNSQLDLTLAISYSGRRDIVQACRSLAQKVHDRQLRPEDIDESLFAAELETSPADEHELLPYPDLLIRTSGELRLSNFLLWQSAYSELFFTDTLWPDFGEADYLEALVSFQSRERRFGVRRL; this is encoded by the exons ATGAGGCCCAAAGCCGGAGCTCCCATGCCGTTATCCCACTCCCCAGCTGCTACCTGTCAGCTGCTCGCTCCCTCCCGCCGCACGCGCCTTCTCACGCCATGCCCGCGCGCCGGAGCAACGCCGGCGGCCGAGGCCGCGCTCCTCCCGGCCGGCGTCCTGCGCGCGGAGTCGCTGCCGCGGCACGTGGCGGTGGTGATGGACGGGAACGCGCggtgggcgcgcgcgcgcgggctgCCGTCCGCGGCCGGGCacgaggccgggcggcgcgcgctgGAGGAGACGGTGCGGCTCTCCCGCGCCTGGGGCGTCCGCGCGCTCACCGCCTTCGCCTTCTCCCACGAGAACTGGAGCCGGCCCAAG GTGGAAGTGGAATTCTTGATGGGGCTGTTTGAGCGGGTGATCCGCGAAAGCGTCTCCGAGTTCTTGAG GGAAGGAATTCGGCTACGTGTAATCGGCGACTCCTCAAGACTACCGGTTTCTCTACAGAAGACCGCGAGAGAAGCAGAGGCGGCGACAAGGAACAACTCACAGCTCGACCTGACACTGGCAATCAGCTACAGCGGGCGGAGGGACATAGTGCAAGCATGCCGGAGCCTCGCGCAGAAGGTGCACGACAGGCAGCTCAGGCCGGAGGACATCGACGAGTCGCTGTTCGCCGCCGAGCTCGAGACGAGCCCCGCCGACGAGCACGAGCTCCTCCCTTACCCGGACCTGCTCATCCGGACTAGCGGCGAGCTGCGGCTGAGCAACTTCCTGCTGTGGCAGTCGGCCTACTCGGAGCTCTTCTTCACGGACACGCTGTGGCCCGACTTCGGGGAGGCCGACTACCTCGAGGCCCTGGTCTCCTTCCAGAGCAGGGAGAGGCGGTTCGGTGTCAGGAGATTGTAG